The Clupea harengus unplaced genomic scaffold, Ch_v2.0.2, whole genome shotgun sequence region atatttattaaactaactatcaaatgtcggtcccttcaacACCtgccaatcagacacacacacacacacacacacacacactcagagagacatGTTGGTACACACCtgccaatcagacacacacacacacactcagagagacatGCTGGTACACACCtgccaatcagacacacacacacacacacacactcagagagacgtGCAGGTACACAGAATCACATCTGTATTATggacatacattcacacacaaacacagaatcacacagacTGATGATTGTTCCcctgtgttgggtgtgtgtgtgtgtgtgtgtgtgtgtgtgtgtgtgtgtaccagtttTGTAGAGCAGGAAGTCCTCATAGACGGTGAAGGCGGCCTCGACTGGACCATTCTTAAAGATCTCAGTCATGATCTGCTTCGGGTCAGAGGGCACACTGTAGGAGTCCTTgcctgggagaggaggagagaggaggagagaggaggagagaggaggggagaggaggagagaggaggagagagggggagagaggaggagagaggaggagagaggagcgagtcaaggagagaggaggagagaggagagaggaggagagaggagggagtcagggagagaggaggagaggagagaggaggagagagagaggagagaggaggagagaggagggagtcagggagagaggaggagaggagagaggaggagagaggaggagagaggagggaagaaaggggagagaaatgagttaaaggagagagaagggggagtcaaagagagaggaggagagaggaggagagagagggagagagagaggagagaggaggagagaggagggagtcagggagagaggaggagagaggaggagagaagaagagagaggaggtgtgtgtgtgtgtgtttgtgtgtgtgtgtgtgtgtgtgtgtgtgtgtgtcctaccgtAGTGTTTGTCTTTGGGGTAGGAGAGGCTGTACTCGGGGAGGCACTGGTTCTCACACTTCGGGGTGTCCTGCTCTCCTGAGCAAGGGGGGCGTGTGCCGTTGACGTGATGCTCACAGGGGGCGATGGAGTACGGCCTGCAACCTgtgcaccgacacacacacacacacacacacacacacacacacacacaccacacacagacacacacacacacacacacacacacacacacacacacacacaccacacacacacacacacacacaccacacacacacacacacacacacacacacacacaccacacacacacacacacacacacacacactcacaccacactctcacacacacacacacacacacacacacacacacacacaccacacacacatacacacacacacacacacacacacacacacacacacacacacacacacacacacacatacacacacacacacacacacacacacacacacacacacccacacacacatacacacacacacacacacacacacacacacatacacacacatacacacacacacacacacacacacacacacatgaggggGCGATGGAGTAGGGCCTGCAGCCTGTGCACCgacacatcttcatcatcatcaccatcatcatcatcaccatcatcatcatcaccatcatcatcatcatcatcaccatcatcatcatttcattaaaaacataaTCACCATCATCAACATGATGCTCCagctcaatctcacacacacacacacacacacacacacacacacacacacacacacacacacacacacacacacacaatcaaacacacacacacaatcaaacacacacacacacacacacacacacacattctcaccgTCTTTAGAGCCGTAGAGTCCTCCTGTGACCAGGCCCTCTGTAGTCCAGAACTGCCAGGCAGCAGAGGGGAACCCACCAAAACACctgcagcccacacacacacacacacacacacacacacacagacacacacacacacacacacacacacacacacacacacacacacacacacacagacacacacagacacacagacacacagacacacacactcacacacacacatttccagagTAGATATTTCCATTAGTAGTgtccccccgacacacacacacacacacacccctttccccagcccccccccccccccccccccccccccccccacacacacacacacacacacactcaccccattCCACATCCCTCAcagcacccgcacacacacacacacacacacacacacactcaccccattCCACATCCCTCACAGCAGGTCAGCAGGTCTTCTGCAGAGATCTCCACGGAGATCTTCCCGTCGCTATGGATACAGATCCTATCGGAGATGGCCTCCACGGCGCCAAAGGCCtgtgatgagacagagagaactagcatgctaacccgTCTCACagaactagcatgctaaccagtcTCACTAACagaactagcatgctaaccagtcTCACagaactagcatgctaacaagTCTCACagaactagcatgctaaccagtcTCACagaactagcatgctaacccgTCTCACagaactagcatgctaaccagtcTCACagaactagcatgctaaccagtcTCACTAACagaactagcatgctaaccagtcTCACagaactagcatgctaaccagtcTCACagaactagcatgctaacccgTCTCACAGAACTAGAATGCTAACAAGTCTCACagaactagcatgctaaccagtcTCACagaactagcatgctaacccgTCTCACagaactagcatgctaaccagtcTCACagaactagcatgctaacaagTCTCACagaactagcatgctaaccagtcTCACAGGACTAGCATGCTAACCCGTCTCACAGAACTAGCCTGTTaacccgtctgtgtgtgtgtgtgtgcgtgtgtgtgtgtgtgtgtgtgtgtggtgtgtgtgtgtgtgtgtgtgtgtgtggtgtgtgtgtggtgtgtgtgagtgtgtgtgtgtgtggtgtgtgtgagtgtgtgtgtgtgtgtgtgctgcaggtgttTTGGTGGGTTCCCATCTGTTAACCCGTCTCACAGCAGGAGAGCGCTGTCTTACCCAGCAGGAGCCACAGttgccctaaccctaacccctgtcttaagtgtgtgtgttaagtgtgtgtgttaagtgtgtgtgtgttatgtgtgttaagtgtgtgtgttatgtgtgtgtgttaagtgtgtgtgttaagtgtgtgtgttaagtgtgttatgtgtgtgtgttaagtgtgttatgtatgtgttatgtgtgtgtgttaagtgtgttaagtgtgttaagtgtgtgtgttatgtgtgtgtgttatgtgtgtgtgttaagtgtgtgtgttaagtgtgtgtgttaagtgtgtgtgttatgtgtgttaagtgtgtgtgttaagtgtgtgtgttatgtttgttaagtgtgtgtgtttaatgtgtttagtgtgttaagtgtgtgtggtaagtgtgtgtggtaagtgtgtgtgttaagtgtgtgtgttaagtgtgtgtgttaagtgtgtgtgttaagtgtgtctgtgttttgtgtgttatgtgtgtgtggtaagtgtgtgtgttatgtgtgtgtgttaagtgtgtgtggtaagtgtgtgtgttatgtgtgtgtgttatgtgtgtgttaagtgtgtgtattaagtgtgtgtgttatgtgtgttaagtgtgttaagtgtgtgtgttaagtgtgtgtgttaagtgtgtgtgttaagtgtgtgtgttaagtgtgtgtgttttgtgtgtgtgtggtaagtgtgtgtagtgttaccCAGCAGGAGCCACAGTTGCCCTGATCCCGGATCTGCTGGATGGTGGTGCAGCCGGGCCACTGCTCCCGGGCATCAAAGGAGTCGGGCAGGACCAGCTTCCTCTCCACgtgctccctacacacacataacacacagacttaacacacacacttaacacacataacacacacacttaacacacacacttaacacacataacacacacttaacacacacactgctcccggGCATCAAAGGAGTGGGGCAGGACCAGCTTCCTCTCCACgtgctccctacacacacataacacacagacttaacacacacacttaacacacataacacacatacttaacacacacacttaacacacacacataacacacacacttaacacacacacttaacacacacacataacacacacacttaacacacacacttaacacacacactgctcccggGCATCAAAGGAGTCAGGCAGGACCAGCTTCCTCTCCACgtgccccctacacacacataacacacacacttaacacacataacacacacacttaacacacacacttaacacacacacataacacacacacttaacacactaaacacattaaacacacacacttaacacacacacataacacacacacttaacacacacacataacacacacacataacacacacacacataacacacacacttaacacacataacacacactaatcacacactcttaacacacacttaacacacacacttaacacactacacacaccttacacccagaaacacacacacttaactcactacactacacacacctgacacacagaaacacacacacttaacacacacactacactacacacaccttacacccagaaacacacacacttaactcactacactacacacaccttacacacagaaacacacacactacacacacacaaccactcatatagacacatatggacacacgcAAGCACGTACTCACACAaaaccactaacacacacacatacacacacattcacagtatgcaaacacacacacacacacacacacacacattcataactcactacactacacacatctgacacacaggaacatacacattcagttatacacacactcagtatactcagtgtatgtgtgtgtgtttgtttgcatgcctgtgtttctgtgtgtgtgtgtgtgtgtgtgtgtttgcatactgtgaatgtctgtgtatgtgtgtgtgtgtgtgtgtgtatgtgtgtgttaggggttgtgtgtgtgtgtgtatttaagtgtgtttgtgtgtgtgtgtgtgtgtgtgtgtgaggtaaaagagaggtagtagtccttgaggtagcctgtgtctatgacctctatatggacatagccttccttgacaagttgaccaaataccagcccattgttgctaagatgagagacctaggctatacatgtaagatggtagtattgatatttggaagcctggggcatgtccataagctttcggtcagtgggctaagactggcaggacttagtaagagacaatccaaacaactagcaaagttctgctctgtatcagctgttataggtagtcttgctgtttggcgtaggagatgtttcttgtacccatgagtcactaagctgtattcaacctctgagaaatgtttgaatcctttctgtacagaatatgattggtggattcaaataaataatttaaatgtgtgtgtgtgtgtgtgtgtgtgtgtgtgtgtgagtggatgtgtgtgagtggttggttgtatgtgtatatgtgtgtgtgagtggttgtgtgtgtgtgcgagtggttgtgtgtgtgtgtgtgtgtgtgtgagtggttgtgtgtgtgcatgtatgtgtgtgtgtgagtggttgtgtgcatgtgtgtgagtggttatgtgcgtgtttgtgtgtgcatgtatgtatgtgtgtgagtggttgtgtgtgtgtgtgagtggttgtgtgcatgtgtgtgagtggttatgtgtgtgtgtgtgtgtgcatgtatgtatgtgtgtgtgtgtgtgtgtgtgtgtgcgtgtgagtggttgtgtgtgtgtgtgagtggttgtgtgtgtgtgtgtgtgtgtgtgtgtgtgtgtgtgtcactcacatcTTTGGCAGTTTCGGCCCGTTCAGGATTGTACCACACAGACTCTTCATAAAGCTGGACACCTGGATGTCTGAACCAgcctgagagaagaagagagggagagagagagagagagagagagagagagagtgagagagggagatggagagagagagaaaaagagagagagagagagagaatagagagaaagcaaaaagaaaaaccagATAGGACTGAGTATtagaggaggcaggggaggagagaggggggaggagagagagaggaggagaggaggaggaggaggaggaggaggagaaagagagaggggggaggagagggagaaggaggaggaggaggaggaggaggaggagagagagagagggggggaggagagggagaaggaggaggaggaggaggaggaggaggagagagagagaggggggaggagagggagaaggaggaggaggaggagaaagagagaggggggaggagagggagaaggaggaggaggaggaggaggaggaggagagagagagagggggggaggagagggaggaggaggaggaggaggaggagaaagagagaggggggaggagagggagaaggaggaggaggaggaggaggaggaggaggagagagagagagggggggaggagagggagaaggaggaggaggaggaggaggaggaggagggggaggagcaggaggagcaggaggagagagagagggggaggaagaggatggggagggggagggggaggaggagagagagagaggaggagagaggagaaggaggaggaggagagaggaaaaggaggaggaggaggagagagagagaggggggagcaggaggatgagggggaggatgaggaggaggaggaggagagaggaggagagaggaggagagagagagagagaggggggaggaggaggaggaggaggaggaggaggatgagggggaggaggaggagagagagagaggggggaggaggagagagagaggaggaggagagaggaggaggaggagagaggaggagggaggaggaggaggaggaggaggaggaggttgccAGGTGATTCCATCCCCAGTTTCTCTCATGTCTGCACTATTAACTCACTTCTGCTTTCTGTAAATataataaccccccccccccccccccacacacacacacacacacacacacacacacacacacacacacacacacacacacacccacacacccacacacacacacacacacacacacacacacacacccacacacacacacgcacgcacgcacgcccacAGACCTGTAGAACAGCTGCTGGAACTCTCCACACTCctcaacacaccctcacacacacacacacacacacacacccacacacacacacacacacacacacacacacacacagacacagacacagacacacacccacacacacacacacacacacacacgcacacgcacacgcacacgcacacgcacacacgcccacagaCCTGTAAAACAGCTGCTGGAACTCTCCACACTCctcaacacaccctcacacacacacacacacacacacacacacacccacccacccacccacccacacacacacacacacacccccacacccacacacacacacacacacacacaaactcctcaaCACACTTGGACAAAAGCTAAATGCATGAATGTAACACCTCCCATGTTGTGATAGATTTATGAAGtctcaccatgacaaccacaccgccatgtcaccatgacaaccacaccGCCATGTTGTAATGTTTAACAACCACACcgccatgtcaccatgacaaccacaccGCCATGTAATTTTTATCAACCACACcgccatgtcaccatgacaaccacatcGCCATATTGTGATGTTTAACAACCATACcgccatgtcaccatgacaaccacatcGCCATGTTGTGATGTTTAACAACCACACCGCCATGTTTTCCTAGATCTGTGATTGCCGTACCCTCCATGTTGAGTTTAGGATATTTAAACACACCCTCTATaaatcatgttgtgtgtgtgatatacatcatgtgtgtgtgtgatatacatcatgtgtgtgtgatatacatcatgtgtgtgtgatatacatcatgtgtgtttgtgtgtgtgtgtgtgtgatatgtcatgggcgtgtgtgtgtgtgtgtgtgtgtgtgtgtgtgtgtgatatgtcatgggcgtgtgtgtgtgtgatatgtcatgggcgtgtgtgtgtgtgtgtgtgtgtgtgtgatatgtccaTACCCTCCAGGTGGTgttggacttgtgtgtgtgtgtgtgtgtgtgtgtgatatgtcatgtgtgtgtgtgtgtgtgtatgtgtgtgtgtgtatgtgtgtgtgtaatatgtcgtgtgtgtgtgtgtgtgtgtgtgtatgtgtatgtgtgtgtgtaatatgtcgtgtgtgtgtgtgtgtgtgtgtgtgtgtgtgtgtgtgtaatatgtcatgtgtgtgtgtgtgtgtgtgtgtgatatgtcatgtgtgtgtgtgtgtgtgtgtgtgtgtgtgtgtgtgtgatatgtcatgtgtgtgtgtatgtgtgtgtgtgtgtgtgtgtgtgtgtgtgtgtgtctgtaccctCCAGGTGGTGTTGGACTTGTTGATGAGTC contains the following coding sequences:
- the LOC122129464 gene encoding cathepsin B-like, coding for MASVTLLCLLSLLSITWARPRLSTPSEDMARLINKSNTTWRAGSDIQVSSFMKSLCGTILNGPKLPKMEHVERKLVLPDSFDAREQWPGCTTIQQIRDQGNCGSCWAFGAVEAISDRICIHSDGKISVEISAEDLLTCCEGCGMGCFGGFPSAAWQFWTTEGLVTGGLYGSKDGCRPYSIAPCEHHVNGTRPPCSGEQDTPKCENQCLPEYSLSYPKDKHYGKDSYSVPSDPKQIMTEIFKNGPVEAAFTVYEDFLLYKTGVYQHVTGDMLGGHAIRILGWGEENSTPYWLAANSWNLDWGDKGYFKILRGKDHCGIESEMVAGIPRM